The following are encoded in a window of Arthrobacter sp. OAP107 genomic DNA:
- a CDS encoding Na(+)/H(+) antiporter subunit C, with product MTVNLTLLTVMGALYACGIYLILERSLTRVLLGLMLLANATNLLILATGGYAGLAPFFSKDTDPASYNDPLPQALILTSIVISFAVTAFMLGIIYRTWVLARQDDIQDDIEDRRVAETPSFDAEDDAVIPVETSEFPLPMRGPDGSAAAEPTATVEAGGRTLLAEHAAQEEKPGSGNIATDTNTGTENGTDTDGGAK from the coding sequence ATGACAGTCAACCTGACCCTGCTGACCGTCATGGGCGCCCTTTATGCCTGCGGCATCTACCTCATCCTCGAACGCAGCCTCACGCGTGTGCTGTTGGGGCTGATGCTGCTGGCCAACGCCACCAACCTGCTGATCCTCGCCACCGGCGGCTACGCCGGGCTGGCACCCTTCTTCAGCAAGGACACAGACCCGGCCTCCTACAACGACCCCCTGCCGCAGGCACTGATCCTGACGTCCATCGTCATTTCCTTCGCGGTGACGGCCTTCATGCTGGGCATCATCTACCGGACCTGGGTGCTTGCCCGCCAGGACGACATCCAGGACGACATCGAGGACCGCCGCGTGGCCGAGACGCCCAGCTTCGACGCGGAAGACGACGCCGTCATCCCCGTGGAAACCTCCGAGTTCCCGCTGCCCATGCGCGGACCGGACGGCTCCGCGGCGGCGGAGCCGACGGCGACCGTGGAGGCAGGCGGCCGGACCCTCCTGGCGGAACACGCGGCGCAGGAGGAGAAACCGGGATCCGGGAACATCGCCACAGACACAAACACGGGCACGGAAAACGGCACTGACACGGACGGGGGCGCGAAGTGA
- a CDS encoding Na+/H+ antiporter subunit D, producing MNLASLAPLAVVLPILGAALTFVLIRHSRAQRAVSIGLLSLTLLLECLLLASVWNGGTSAVNIGGWVPPFGIVLVVDQFSSLMLVVSSAVSLAVLVYATGQGMADGDQDAPVSIFHPTYLILVAGVSNAFLSGDLFNLYVGFEILLTASYVLMTLGGTGPRIRAGVTYVVVSVVSSVLFLIAIAMVYGATGTINMADLAIKLSELDQGTKTLLHVMLLVAFGIKAAVFPLSFWLPDSYPTAPAPVTAVFAGLLTKVGVYAMVRTETLLFPGDSLNTPLMVVALLTMVVGILGALAQSDIKRLLSFTLVSHIGYMVFGLAMSSVAGLAAAVFYVAHHITIQTSLFLVTGLIERRGGSSAVDRLAGLAKLSPLLALLFFVPAMNLAGIPPFSGFLGKLGLMQAGIGLGTPLAYALVIGGVLTSLLTLLAVARVWNRAFWRKAEDAEHPDPVLLAPAPDAERDTAAEGGTAVRLLPRTMVGSTLGLVVLGVALTVFAGPLFQVADQSAAAMLDRSAYIQAVLGDGAPVPALALSGGGK from the coding sequence GTGAACCTCGCAAGCCTTGCCCCGCTCGCCGTCGTACTTCCCATCCTGGGAGCGGCGCTGACGTTCGTGCTGATCCGGCACTCCCGCGCACAGCGGGCCGTCAGCATCGGCCTGCTCTCACTCACCCTGCTGCTGGAGTGCTTGCTCCTGGCGTCCGTCTGGAACGGCGGCACGTCCGCGGTGAACATCGGAGGCTGGGTTCCGCCCTTTGGGATCGTCCTGGTGGTGGACCAGTTCTCCTCCCTCATGCTCGTGGTGTCCTCCGCGGTGAGCCTGGCCGTCCTCGTGTACGCCACCGGGCAGGGCATGGCCGACGGCGACCAGGACGCCCCGGTTTCGATCTTCCACCCCACGTACCTGATCCTCGTGGCCGGGGTCTCCAACGCGTTTCTCTCCGGGGACCTGTTCAACCTGTACGTCGGCTTCGAGATCCTGCTGACGGCAAGCTATGTGCTGATGACCCTCGGCGGCACAGGCCCCCGCATCCGGGCGGGCGTCACCTATGTCGTGGTCTCGGTGGTGTCGTCAGTGCTGTTCCTGATTGCCATCGCCATGGTCTACGGCGCGACCGGCACCATCAACATGGCGGACCTTGCCATCAAGCTGTCCGAACTGGACCAGGGAACCAAGACGCTCCTGCACGTCATGCTCCTGGTGGCCTTCGGCATCAAGGCCGCCGTGTTCCCGCTGTCCTTTTGGCTTCCGGACTCGTACCCCACCGCGCCGGCCCCGGTCACAGCCGTGTTCGCCGGCCTGCTGACCAAGGTGGGTGTCTACGCCATGGTCCGCACCGAAACCCTGTTGTTTCCCGGCGACAGCCTTAACACGCCCCTGATGGTGGTGGCGCTGCTGACCATGGTGGTCGGCATTCTGGGTGCGCTCGCCCAGAGCGACATTAAGCGTCTGCTGTCGTTCACCCTGGTCAGCCATATCGGCTACATGGTGTTCGGCCTGGCGATGTCCTCCGTGGCCGGGCTGGCCGCTGCAGTGTTCTATGTGGCGCACCACATCACCATCCAGACGAGCCTGTTCCTGGTCACCGGCCTGATCGAGCGCCGCGGCGGCAGTTCCGCTGTGGACCGCCTGGCCGGGCTGGCCAAGCTGTCCCCGCTGCTGGCGCTGCTGTTCTTCGTTCCCGCCATGAACCTTGCGGGCATCCCGCCCTTCTCCGGATTCCTGGGCAAGCTCGGCCTGATGCAGGCCGGCATCGGGCTGGGCACCCCGCTGGCCTACGCCCTGGTGATCGGGGGCGTGCTGACGAGCCTTCTGACCCTCCTGGCCGTTGCCCGCGTATGGAACCGTGCGTTCTGGCGCAAGGCCGAGGATGCGGAGCACCCCGACCCCGTGCTCCTGGCTCCCGCCCCGGACGCGGAACGTGACACGGCAGCGGAAGGCGGCACGGCGGTACGGCTCCTGCCGCGGACCATGGTGGGCTCCACCCTGGGCCTGGTGGTGCTGGGCGTAGCACTCACGGTCTTCGCCGGGCCGCTGTTCCAGGTGGCGGACCAGTCCGCCGCGGCCATGCTGGACAGGTCCGCCTACATCCAGGCGGTGCTCGGTGACGGCGCGCCCGTTCCCGCTTTGGCGCTGAGCGGGGGCGGAAAGTGA